The DNA window GGCGGTGGCAGGGGGCAGATGAACCGGGGCGAGGTGCTGGTGAGCACCATCCCGGACCCGATGGTCCAGGCCTGTGTCGTGGATTCCCTCCTGGATATCGACTTCCCCACGCCGTCACGGGGGGGCCGGGCCCAGGTGGTCTATCCCTTCGTGTTCGGTGAACCGGGGGAGACTGGCCGGTGAGCCCTGGTTTTGCGTAAGGTCCCGAGGCCCCCTACGCCACTCAATGCCCGTCTCCGTTGAACAGCTTGGCCCTCAGGACGCGGATGCCCTGCGGGCACTGCTTTCCAAGGACCCGGTCCACAACCTCTACCTGCTGGGGTTGCTGGAGGAGTTCGGCATTGCCGCGCGAGGCCGCATCCCCTTCGCCTTCTACGGCCGCTTCGACAACCAGCAGCTCACCGCCGCGGTCTTCGTGGGAGGAGACGGCGGCCTCGTCGTGCCCAGCGCCAGCGACGCCAGCGCCACCAGCGTCATCGCGGACGCGCTGGCGTCGACGCTGCGCCTGCGGGCCACGGTGGGGGACAAGTCCTCGGTGGACGCGCTCCTGCGCAGCCTGTCCCCCGGCAAGCCCCGGCTGTCGCGCACGCAGCGGCTGTTCGCCGTGTCCGCGGATGACCTGGGCCCCTTCACCAACCCGCTGCTGAGGCTGGCGCGCGAGGAGGACCTGCCGAAGCTGGTGCCCCTGGCGCAGGGCTACGTGCGCGAGGCGCTGGAGCGGGACCCGCTGTCGGAGGACCCTCGCGGCTACGAGGCGCGGGTCATCCAGCGCGTGCGCCAGCGCCGCACGTACGTGCTGGAGGAGAACAACGCGCTGGTGCTGAAGGTCGACATCGGCAGCCGCTCCCAGTACGGCGCGGAGCTGGAGGGCCTCTACACGCTGCCCGGCGAGCGCGGGAAGGGCCACGCCACGCTGTGCCTGGGACAGATTTCCCGGCACCTGTTGTCCTCGCTGCCCCGGCTGACGATGCGCATCGACGAGCGGGACGAGAGCACCGCCCGCATCGCCCGCAAGGTCGGGTACCTGGCGGGCCGCACGTGGCGGATGGTGCTGGTGGAGTAGCTCGCGGGCCCCGGGGCGATGCCGTACAGTCCGCGCCCTCCATGAGCAGCCGTCCCACCCCGTCCCGCCGTCCCCTCTCCGGAGAGGGCCCCGTCATCCTCCACTCCGCCACGGACCCGCGCTGGCTCCCGTTGGCGCTCGAGCACTTCGACGCGGTGCTGGTGGACCATGCTCACTGCGAGAAGAAGGCCGCCGCCAACGCGCTGTCGCTGCTCCAGGCCTACCCGGACCTGCCGGGGCTGCCCGCGCAGATGGCCCGCCTGGCCCGCGAGGAGAGCGCGCACCTGGCCCGCGTGCTGGAGCTGATGGACGCGCGCGGCCTGACGCTGACGAAGGACTCCGGAGACCCGTACGCGCAGGGACTCCAGAAGCTGGTGCGCACGCCCGCCCAGGAGCGGCGCATGGACCGGCTGCTCGTCGCGGCCGTCATCGAGGCGCGCTCGTGTGAGCGGCTGTCACTGCTCGCCGAGGGGCTCACGGACCCGGCCCTCGCCCGCTTCTACGGCGAGCTGGCCCAGTCCGAGGACGGCCACCAGTCCCTCTTCTTCCGCCTCGCCGTCACGGCGTCCGGGGGCGACGACGCCGGCGTGCGCGAGCGGCTGGAGTGGATGCTGGAGCACGAGGCGCGGGTGCTCGAGGACGTCGGCCTTCGCGCCGCCATCCACTGAGGCCCTCGCAGCCGAGCCCTTCGCGTCGAAGGGCCACACCCAGGGCACCATCCACGTCAGCACCACCACGAGCAGCGCGGTGAGCGGTGTGCCCAGACGGAAGAAGTCCGTGAAGCGGTAGTGCCCCGGGCCGTAGACGAGGACACAACTGGGCTCCAGCGGGGTGATGAACGAGCAGCTGGCGGCCAGCGTCACGCCCATGGCGAACGGACGCGGGTCCACGCCCAGCTGCGTCGCCGCGTTGAGCGCCACCGGCAGCACCACCAGCGCCGCGGCCTGGTTGGACATGGGCGCCGACAGGAGCATCGTCAGGAGCATCAGCACCACCAGCACCATGCGCGGGCCGCCCAAATCTCCCAGGCCCGCCACCCACTGACCCAGGAACCGGCCCGCGCCGCTCACCTCCATGGCCAGGCCCAGCGCCATCATCGACCCGATGAGCAGCACCACACGCCAGTCCACGCGGAAGGCGCTGCGCGCGTCCACGCAGCCCGTCGCAATCATCGCCAGCATGCCCGTGAGCCCCGCCACCGACAGCGGCACCATGGACAGCGAGCCCGCGCCCAGCGCGCCCAGGAAGAGCACCACCGCGAGCAGCGCCTTGCCGTAGCGCGGCGGCTGGTAGTCGTGGCCCCCCAGCACCATCAGGCTCAAGCCGTCGGACAGCTCCGACACCTTCTCCCGAGGCCCTCGCAAGAGCAGCACGTCCCCCACCGCCAGGGGCAGGTTGGACATGCGCCGCTCGCCGAAGATGCGGCCCAGCAACTGGAGCTTGGTGACGCGCTGGAGGCTAGGGTGACGGTGCAGCGCCAGCACCACCAGGCCGTAGCGCTCCACGAAGAGCGCCTCCCTCAGGCTGCGCCCCACCAGCGGACTGCCCGGCGGCAGCGTGGCCTCCACCAGCGCGGTGTCCTTGTCCTCCTGTGCCTCGTCCGCCAGCCGCAGGTCCGGGCGGATTTCGATGCCGCGCAGGTCCTTCACCCGAAGGATGTCCTCGCGCGTGCCCTCCACGAAGAGCCGCTCGTCGCCGTGGAGCAGCTGCGTGGGCACCGCCGACACCGCGCGCCCGCCTCGCACCAGGCCAATCACCCGCAGGCCCAGCCCCTCGGTGATTTCCGCCAGCGGCTTGCCGATGTAGCGCGAGCCCTCCGGCAGCACCGCCTCCGTGAGGTAGTCGCGCAGCGTCCACTCCTCCGCCCCGCCCTTGCCCTCGCGCGAGGGCAACAGCAGCGGCCCCAGCAGCACCACGACGAAGATGCCGATGACGGCCACCGGCAGCCCCACCGGCGCCAGCTCCGCCACGCCGATGCTCTTCAGCCCCGAG is part of the Myxococcus landrumus genome and encodes:
- a CDS encoding GNAT family N-acetyltransferase, which codes for MPVSVEQLGPQDADALRALLSKDPVHNLYLLGLLEEFGIAARGRIPFAFYGRFDNQQLTAAVFVGGDGGLVVPSASDASATSVIADALASTLRLRATVGDKSSVDALLRSLSPGKPRLSRTQRLFAVSADDLGPFTNPLLRLAREEDLPKLVPLAQGYVREALERDPLSEDPRGYEARVIQRVRQRRTYVLEENNALVLKVDIGSRSQYGAELEGLYTLPGERGKGHATLCLGQISRHLLSSLPRLTMRIDERDESTARIARKVGYLAGRTWRMVLVE
- a CDS encoding tRNA-(ms[2]io[6]A)-hydroxylase; its protein translation is MSSRPTPSRRPLSGEGPVILHSATDPRWLPLALEHFDAVLVDHAHCEKKAAANALSLLQAYPDLPGLPAQMARLAREESAHLARVLELMDARGLTLTKDSGDPYAQGLQKLVRTPAQERRMDRLLVAAVIEARSCERLSLLAEGLTDPALARFYGELAQSEDGHQSLFFRLAVTASGGDDAGVRERLEWMLEHEARVLEDVGLRAAIH